TCCATGTTCGCCGAGACAATTGGAATCTGTAATGTGATTCTTGGGGTCAAGCGCGTTTGGGTGTTGAGTTTTTTGCGCGTGGAGACATCGGAATACTGCGGGACGAGCAACACATCGTCGTACGTCAGCGCCAACTCAGGACGGATTTTCATTTCGCCTCCTCGAACAGAGATTCACCGCGCGCGATTATAAGCCACTTGACCGATGTATGCAACGTTTCTATAATGCCTTCACCAAAATTGGAGAGAGAAATGTCTAAAGTTGTTTGCATTGGTCTCGATGGCGCGACGTTCGATCTGATCAAGCCGTTCATCGCGCAAGGTAAATTGCCAACATTCAAAAAATTGATGGGGAATGGCGCGTTCAGCGAACTGCGCTCGACGGTACCGCCGGTCACGGCGTCCGCGTGGTCGTCGTTTATGACCGGCAAAAATCCCGGCGCGCACGGCTTGTTCGATTTTATGCAACGCCGCGATGATTCGTACGACCTCGCGCCGGTCTCCGCACTGGATCGCGATGGCAAAGCGATCTGGGATTTGGTTGGCGATGCCGGCAAAAAAGTGATCGTGATGAATGTGCCGGTGACGTGGCCCCCCCAACCGGTCAATGGCTTGCTCGTCACTGGAATGCTCACGCCGCGTAACGCGGAGAATTATACGTTCCCGAAGGAACTCGCGGAGGAAATCAAATCTGCCATTGGCGAGTACATTGTTTATTCGGACGAAGTGTACTCAAAGGGTCGCGGCGACATTTTTCTTGACGCGCTCAAGCACTCGGCGAATCAACGTGTGTGCGCCACCGAATATCTTTTGCAAAAATATCCCTGGGATTTGTTCGTCCTCGTGTTTCCGGAAACGGATACGGTGTCGCACGGCTTGTGGTCGTCGTACGATGCAACGCACCACGAACACGACCCAGCCGAAGCGGCGAAATTCCGCGACGGCATTCTCGAAATCTATCAACACATTGATGGATTGCTTGCGCGACTATTATCTGTCACACCTGCACTGCACGCAAGTGCAGGGGTGACAGATACCTCCGTCATCCTAATGTCCGATCATGGTCACGGTCCCGTTCGCAATTTTCTCTACGTCAACAACCTGCTCGCGCAACGCGGCTTTATGAAATTCAAACCGAACCTCGCATCACAACTCAAACGCGTCGCGTTTCAACTGGGACTGACACCGCGCTTTGTGTACAACATTTTGCTCGCGTTCGGACTCGGCAAGTTGCGGCGAACGCTCGATAAGCGACGCGGCGGGCGCGGACTGCTCAAGCGATTTTTCCTCTCGTTCGCAGATGTGGACTGGTCGCGCACAACCGCGTACTCGATCGGGTACATCGGCGAAGTTCACATCAACCGGCGCGGGCGCGAGCCGCAAGGTATTGTTTCTCCGGGCGACGAATATGAACGTGTGCGCGCGGATGTAATCAATTGTCTACGCGAATTAAGGTCGCGCGATGGCGCGCCGCTCGTCGAACACATCTGGAAGAAGGAAGAAATTTATCGCGGCGTGCATCTTGACCAAGCGCCGGACATTTTGTTCCTGCCGCGCAATCTCGAAACGATTGCCTTCGGCGATTTTGAATTCGGGTCGAACAAGATTATCGAGCCGTCGTTTGGCGTGTCGTCGTCGCATCGGATGAACGGCATTTTCATCGCGAACGGCGCGGGCGTAAAAAGTACCGGCGAATTTTCCGGTGCACAGTTGATTGACCTTGCCCCTACGATTTTGCACTTGATGGGCTTGCCCGTGCCAACAGATATGGATGGACGCGTACTCAGTGAGGCGCTTGCTGATACGCGCGCGGTCGAGTACGGCGGCACATCGGAAAAGAGCGCGACGACGACGGAAGGATATTCGGATGAAGAAGAACGCGAAGTGATGGAGCGTTTGCAAGACCTCGGCTATATCTCTTGACAACAGGAGCAGAGATAAATAAACTCTGGGAAGTTCCACTCGAACAAAGGAGGAATGACAATGATTGTCGCTCAACTCTTACAA
This is a stretch of genomic DNA from Chloroflexota bacterium. It encodes these proteins:
- a CDS encoding alkaline phosphatase family protein, with the translated sequence MSKVVCIGLDGATFDLIKPFIAQGKLPTFKKLMGNGAFSELRSTVPPVTASAWSSFMTGKNPGAHGLFDFMQRRDDSYDLAPVSALDRDGKAIWDLVGDAGKKVIVMNVPVTWPPQPVNGLLVTGMLTPRNAENYTFPKELAEEIKSAIGEYIVYSDEVYSKGRGDIFLDALKHSANQRVCATEYLLQKYPWDLFVLVFPETDTVSHGLWSSYDATHHEHDPAEAAKFRDGILEIYQHIDGLLARLLSVTPALHASAGVTDTSVILMSDHGHGPVRNFLYVNNLLAQRGFMKFKPNLASQLKRVAFQLGLTPRFVYNILLAFGLGKLRRTLDKRRGGRGLLKRFFLSFADVDWSRTTAYSIGYIGEVHINRRGREPQGIVSPGDEYERVRADVINCLRELRSRDGAPLVEHIWKKEEIYRGVHLDQAPDILFLPRNLETIAFGDFEFGSNKIIEPSFGVSSSHRMNGIFIANGAGVKSTGEFSGAQLIDLAPTILHLMGLPVPTDMDGRVLSEALADTRAVEYGGTSEKSATTTEGYSDEEEREVMERLQDLGYIS